The following proteins are encoded in a genomic region of Nicoliella spurrieriana:
- a CDS encoding MFS transporter translates to MGLFIGSVLAGHLGDFYGRSKTFQWNLLVFGIATLLAAFAPNVYFLIAMRFIAAVGLGAEAVTGFSMINEFAPVQNRGKWSGTVSVFANLGAPFGFLLSTLLITHAGWRSMFLVLGCLAIVLWFARRHLPESPRWLMIHGKEDEAQTIIEKLEKDGHYDVKNISEDSSSHVSRKRGLLIAITAISATLLCQYMFTSWVPTLLLGKGLNIVHSMWFSTIMMAGAPLGALVGMLLVDKVGRKKTIVPSFVLIAFAGITYAFQNTSTGILVNGFILTALMYVSIASTISVYAPELFSTDFRFRGTGYANGFAKLLITLSPYIVLFTVSSFGQETLFVIIGVIAVLAAIVIAVFGPETKGQRLG, encoded by the coding sequence TTGGGCCTTTTCATTGGATCGGTTCTTGCCGGTCACTTGGGTGATTTTTATGGTCGTAGTAAAACATTCCAATGGAACTTATTGGTTTTTGGAATCGCTACTTTATTAGCTGCATTTGCTCCGAATGTTTATTTTCTAATTGCAATGCGCTTCATCGCAGCAGTGGGACTTGGAGCAGAAGCCGTAACCGGATTTTCTATGATTAATGAATTTGCCCCCGTCCAAAATCGTGGTAAATGGAGTGGTACCGTATCCGTATTTGCAAATTTGGGTGCCCCATTTGGTTTCTTATTATCAACCCTTTTAATTACCCATGCTGGATGGAGATCGATGTTTTTAGTATTAGGATGTTTGGCAATCGTTTTATGGTTCGCTAGAAGACATCTACCAGAATCACCACGGTGGCTAATGATTCATGGTAAAGAAGATGAAGCACAGACGATCATTGAAAAGCTAGAAAAGGATGGGCATTACGATGTTAAAAACATTTCTGAGGATTCTTCATCGCATGTTAGTCGTAAAAGAGGATTGCTGATTGCAATTACAGCTATCTCAGCCACCCTTCTTTGCCAATATATGTTTACATCATGGGTCCCAACACTATTATTAGGTAAGGGACTAAACATTGTCCATTCTATGTGGTTCTCAACCATTATGATGGCTGGAGCACCACTTGGCGCACTAGTTGGAATGCTATTAGTTGATAAAGTTGGCCGTAAAAAAACAATCGTACCTAGTTTTGTTTTAATCGCATTCGCGGGAATTACATATGCATTTCAAAATACTAGTACCGGAATTTTAGTTAATGGATTTATTCTAACTGCTCTAATGTATGTATCAATTGCTAGCACCATTTCAGTGTATGCTCCTGAACTATTTTCAACTGACTTTAGATTCCGTGGTACTGGATATGCAAATGGTTTTGCTAAACTATTGATTACCCTTTCACCTTACATCGTTTTATTCACAGTTTCGTCATTTGGTCAGGAAACATTATTTGTAATTATTGGTGTAATTGCAGTATTAGCAGCAATCGTTATTGCAGTGTTTGGTCCAGAAACCAAGGGACAAAGACTTGGTTGA
- a CDS encoding zeta toxin family protein encodes MNKPRYIIVAGINGAGKSKLYQIQPFLFNNTKRLNADEILQKMHGDWRNPKDNRRAMKIEVRELHQALSNGHSIHIETTLAGAGKTHRNLINEAHNNFFDVTLLYVTVNNAQTSIDRVKQRVIKGGHGIENDIIIKRYEQSNHNLSSIAKMADHVYIYDNTEKF; translated from the coding sequence ATGAATAAACCAAGGTATATTATTGTTGCAGGGATTAATGGTGCTGGCAAAAGTAAGTTATATCAAATACAACCATTCCTATTTAACAATACAAAGCGATTAAATGCTGATGAAATTCTTCAAAAGATGCATGGAGATTGGCGTAATCCTAAGGATAATCGCAGGGCTATGAAAATAGAAGTTAGGGAATTACACCAAGCTTTATCAAATGGTCATAGTATTCATATTGAAACCACTCTGGCAGGCGCTGGTAAAACGCATCGTAACTTAATTAATGAGGCTCATAATAATTTTTTTGATGTTACATTGCTCTACGTCACTGTTAATAATGCACAAACATCAATTGATAGAGTAAAGCAAAGGGTTATTAAGGGTGGCCACGGTATCGAAAATGATATTATCATCAAGCGTTATGAACAGTCTAATCATAATTTATCATCAATAGCAAAAATGGCTGATCATGTTTACATTTATGATAACACTGAAAAATTTTAA
- a CDS encoding Lreu_0056 family protein has translation MKRNLFIGSITLLASSLILVGCGNQNKASSQSSSNTSSSSVSSSSVSSSNSSSTTSSSSNTSSSASSATTNNQKAQTKVNSKTAGVLVALLVRPDWFKSEVGSSLKYSETAGGEYKNYGAFYGQGDTSDHLAFQLNGNTVNYEYWDQDSSEPNGGHKITGSVALNRLINDYYINQDQKDEVNGYVNKLPLDSID, from the coding sequence ATGAAAAGAAATTTATTTATCGGTAGTATAACCCTATTGGCAAGTTCTTTAATCCTTGTTGGCTGTGGAAATCAAAATAAAGCTAGTTCACAGTCCAGTAGCAACACAAGTAGCTCATCAGTAAGCAGTAGCTCTGTTAGTAGTTCCAATAGCAGTTCTACTACGTCATCATCATCTAACACTAGCTCAAGTGCTAGTAGTGCTACTACCAACAATCAGAAAGCGCAGACTAAGGTAAACTCTAAAACAGCAGGTGTCCTCGTAGCATTATTAGTGAGACCGGATTGGTTTAAATCCGAAGTTGGTAGTAGCTTAAAATATTCAGAAACTGCTGGTGGTGAATATAAGAATTATGGAGCTTTCTATGGTCAAGGTGATACATCCGACCACCTAGCATTTCAATTAAATGGTAACACTGTTAATTATGAATATTGGGATCAAGATTCATCAGAGCCTAATGGTGGTCATAAAATAACGGGGTCTGTGGCACTAAATCGTTTAATCAATGATTATTACATAAATCAAGATCAAAAAGATGAAGTGAACGGCTATGTGAATAAATTACCACTTGATAGTATTGATTAG
- a CDS encoding bacteriophage abortive infection AbiH family protein produces the protein MNNRILIIGNGFDLHLGLKSTFSDFVKSFFPYSNKYINDFYLNDYKTLFNDYSPIKINFVIRDTIIKSFSKDTKDNNSLDLDINLIKLLKNVSNDSNFWIFYLLLNKYFFNNSIENWEDIESSIGIFSKSLNDYVCEMDNIIHFIEFFIIGDMDKVSNDKIEDFYRDGEMYISHTQLDKNEFIKYGLLISYICHNSSSFLDILKNKYNEYKENNGKTLNNHEEKQLRKTIFEYLLKELNKFEKSFNSYMNNELLSYNKSNNQTYSKSSKKLLNKLLKGSSNWHVINFNYTDLSFQNNKDGITNIHGVLVPDKQFKDKNNSLIIGIDGDNIDMDSIEYEFTKTFRVITSRRNLNNNFPFIDLVNEVAFYGHSFSSADYSYFRSIFDRYDLEDDKLKIILFYSTYKVNDKTISDEEAAKDILIKASGMINRYANEHRHSFDNFHNHQGDELLKELMLNGKIEMIKI, from the coding sequence ATGAATAACAGAATATTAATAATTGGGAACGGTTTTGATCTGCATTTAGGATTAAAATCTACATTTAGTGATTTTGTAAAGAGTTTTTTCCCTTATTCCAATAAATATATAAATGATTTCTATCTTAATGACTATAAAACATTATTTAATGATTATAGTCCAATAAAAATTAATTTTGTTATTAGAGACACAATAATTAAATCTTTTTCCAAAGATACTAAGGATAATAATTCACTAGATTTGGACATAAACTTAATAAAATTATTAAAGAATGTTTCTAATGATAGTAATTTTTGGATATTTTATCTACTTTTAAATAAATATTTTTTTAACAATTCAATTGAAAACTGGGAGGATATAGAATCTTCAATAGGTATTTTTTCAAAAAGTTTAAATGATTATGTATGTGAAATGGATAACATTATTCATTTTATAGAGTTCTTTATTATTGGAGATATGGATAAAGTATCGAACGATAAAATAGAAGATTTTTATAGAGATGGAGAAATGTATATTAGTCACACTCAATTAGATAAAAATGAATTCATAAAATACGGATTGTTGATATCATATATATGTCACAATAGTTCTAGTTTTCTTGATATTTTAAAAAATAAATATAATGAGTATAAAGAAAATAATGGTAAAACATTAAATAATCATGAAGAAAAACAATTACGAAAAACAATTTTTGAATATTTATTGAAAGAATTAAATAAATTCGAGAAAAGCTTCAATTCATATATGAACAATGAATTATTATCTTATAACAAAAGCAATAATCAAACATATAGTAAGTCGTCAAAAAAGTTATTAAATAAGCTATTAAAGGGCAGTAGTAATTGGCATGTAATAAATTTTAATTATACAGATTTATCATTTCAAAATAACAAAGACGGAATTACTAACATTCATGGAGTATTAGTTCCAGATAAACAATTTAAAGATAAAAACAACTCTTTAATAATAGGTATAGATGGCGATAATATTGATATGGATAGCATTGAATATGAATTTACAAAAACATTTAGAGTAATCACATCAAGAAGAAATTTGAATAATAACTTTCCATTTATTGACCTAGTTAATGAAGTAGCTTTTTATGGGCACTCATTTTCCTCTGCTGATTATTCTTATTTTAGAAGTATTTTTGATAGATATGATTTAGAAGATGATAAATTAAAGATAATTTTGTTTTACTCTACTTACAAAGTAAATGACAAAACAATTAGTGATGAAGAAGCTGCAAAAGATATACTGATTAAGGCTTCAGGAATGATCAATAGGTACGCTAATGAGCATCGCCATTCATTTGATAATTTCCACAATCACCAAGGAGATGAATTATTAAAAGAACTAATGCTAAATGGAAAAATTGAAATGATAAAAATATGA
- a CDS encoding isocitrate lyase/PEP mutase family protein encodes MRDYDEKRTQFKKLTSGDRILSMVVAPDALAAKVAEKTGFKAIFVAGYATAASTRSLPDRGILDFGEMLSKLREIVATVDIPVFVDGDTGYGDTENVARTVRAYENAGAAGIFLEDQVWPKRCGHMAGKSVVPADELADKIKTAVKARRHSNFTIMSRTDARQMYGLEEAIKRSHQYQDAGADMIFIEAPQSKDELREIANEFPNTPLMANMIEDGATPMTSVDELKSMGYSIAVHPTALTYAHAYADKEFLQELHTVGRTEKTKQHMVTFNDFNDFVGLNDLNTIEQKYSKAPMQDMLNQLKLK; translated from the coding sequence ATGCGTGACTATGATGAAAAAAGGACTCAATTTAAGAAGTTAACTAGTGGCGACCGAATTTTAAGTATGGTTGTTGCTCCTGATGCATTAGCCGCAAAAGTTGCTGAGAAAACGGGATTTAAAGCCATTTTTGTTGCAGGATACGCAACCGCTGCAAGTACTCGTTCGCTACCTGATCGCGGTATTTTAGATTTTGGTGAAATGCTTAGTAAACTAAGAGAAATTGTAGCTACAGTTGATATCCCAGTCTTTGTAGATGGTGATACTGGTTATGGAGATACAGAAAACGTTGCCCGGACCGTTCGTGCATATGAAAATGCGGGTGCAGCTGGTATTTTTTTGGAAGACCAAGTATGGCCAAAGAGATGTGGGCATATGGCCGGCAAAAGCGTGGTGCCTGCTGATGAATTAGCTGACAAAATTAAAACTGCGGTTAAAGCTAGGCGTCATTCTAATTTTACAATTATGTCTAGAACCGACGCGCGACAAATGTATGGTCTAGAAGAGGCAATCAAGCGGAGTCATCAATATCAAGATGCTGGTGCTGATATGATTTTTATTGAAGCCCCGCAAAGTAAGGACGAGTTAAGAGAAATTGCAAATGAATTCCCAAATACACCATTAATGGCCAATATGATTGAAGACGGTGCCACTCCAATGACATCAGTTGACGAATTAAAATCAATGGGCTACAGCATTGCAGTTCATCCCACTGCGCTTACATATGCCCACGCATATGCTGATAAGGAATTTCTACAAGAGTTACATACTGTAGGCAGAACTGAAAAAACTAAGCAACACATGGTAACATTTAACGATTTCAATGATTTCGTTGGTTTGAATGATTTAAATACGATTGAGCAAAAATATTCAAAAGCGCCAATGCAGGATATGCTCAATCAATTAAAGTTAAAGTGA